The following proteins are encoded in a genomic region of Micromonospora olivasterospora:
- a CDS encoding GNAT family N-acetyltransferase: MDAETIVAELATDALPDVVALCRQALDLPEDAAEAAEIVDTLHTRARADRTVLALGAYRGADLVGVLLGSLSVREPGIGHVDLVAVAPDQRRRGVGRALLDRAERVLAERGAVEVLLAGNPPYYAWPGIDVRYTPAVCAALALGYTQDRTALNMTADLSYDESPALRATEPAERRLADRGVTVRRAEPGDLPALAAFARSTFGGAWDAELAGSVGRPAAGVHLAERAGPILGFAAYGSSRPTWFGPMGTAPEAEGSGIGGVLLRRCLRDQRDGGAESAQIGWVGPVRFYSGSAGARIGRVFFLYRKALGTVTAGPGGPTPESANGI, encoded by the coding sequence ATGGACGCGGAGACGATCGTCGCCGAGCTGGCCACCGACGCGCTGCCCGACGTGGTGGCCCTGTGCCGGCAAGCGCTGGACCTGCCCGAGGACGCGGCCGAGGCGGCGGAGATCGTCGACACCCTGCACACCCGCGCCCGCGCGGACCGGACGGTGCTGGCGCTGGGCGCGTACCGGGGGGCGGACCTGGTCGGGGTGCTGCTCGGCTCGCTGTCCGTCCGGGAGCCGGGCATCGGGCACGTCGACCTGGTGGCGGTGGCCCCGGACCAGCGCCGACGGGGCGTCGGCCGGGCGCTGCTCGACCGGGCCGAGCGGGTCCTGGCGGAGCGGGGCGCGGTGGAGGTGCTGCTGGCCGGCAACCCCCCGTACTACGCCTGGCCGGGAATCGACGTGCGGTACACGCCCGCGGTCTGCGCGGCGCTGGCGCTGGGCTACACGCAGGACCGGACGGCCCTGAACATGACGGCCGACCTGTCGTACGACGAGTCGCCGGCGCTGCGAGCGACGGAGCCGGCGGAGCGGCGGCTGGCCGACCGGGGCGTCACGGTACGGCGCGCGGAGCCGGGGGACCTGCCGGCGCTGGCGGCGTTCGCCCGGTCCACGTTCGGCGGCGCCTGGGACGCGGAACTGGCCGGCTCGGTGGGCCGGCCGGCCGCGGGGGTGCACCTGGCCGAGCGCGCCGGCCCGATCCTGGGCTTCGCCGCCTACGGCTCGTCCCGGCCGACCTGGTTCGGGCCGATGGGCACCGCGCCCGAGGCGGAGGGCTCGGGGATCGGCGGGGTGCTGCTGCGCCGCTGCCTGCGCGACCAGCGGGACGGAGGGGCCGAATCGGCCCAGATCGGCTGGGTCGGGCCGGTGCGCTTCTATTCGGGCAGTGCGGGGGCCCGGATCGGACGCGTCTTCTTCCTGTACCGCAAGGCGCTCGGGACGGTGACGGCCGGACCGGGAGGGCCGACGCCAGAGAGCGCAAACGGGATATAG
- the groL gene encoding chaperonin GroEL (60 kDa chaperone family; promotes refolding of misfolded polypeptides especially under stressful conditions; forms two stacked rings of heptamers to form a barrel-shaped 14mer; ends can be capped by GroES; misfolded proteins enter the barrel where they are refolded when GroES binds), protein MAKMIAFDEEARRGLERGMNQLADAVKVTLGPKGRNVVLEKKWGAPTITNDGVSIAKEIELEDPYEKIGAELVKEVAKKTDDVAGDGTTTATVLAQALVREGLRNVAAGANPMALKRGIEAAVASVSEELLKLAKDVETKEQIASTASISAGDTSVGEIIAEAMDKVGKEGVITVEESNTFGLELELTEGMRFDKGYISAYFMTDPERMEAVFDDPYLLIVNSKISSVKDLLPILEKVMQSGKPLLIIAEDIEGEALATLVVNKVRGTFKSVAVKAPGFGDRRKAMLADIAILTGGQVISEEVGLKLDAVGLDMLGRARKVVVTKDETTIVDGAGDAEQIQGRVNQIRAEIEKSDSDYDREKLQERLAKLAGGVAVIKVGAATEVELKERKHRIEDAVRNAKAAVEEGIVPGGGVALVQAGKTAFDKLDLTGDEATGAQIVKIALDAPLRQIAVNAGLEGGVVVEHVRNLEAGHGLNAANGEYVDLLAAGIIDPAKVTRSALLNASSIAALFLTTEAVVADKPEKTPAAPAGPGGGDMDF, encoded by the coding sequence ATGGCCAAGATGATCGCGTTCGACGAGGAGGCTCGCCGCGGCCTCGAGCGGGGCATGAACCAGCTCGCCGACGCCGTGAAGGTGACCCTCGGCCCCAAGGGCCGCAACGTCGTGCTCGAGAAGAAGTGGGGCGCCCCCACCATCACCAACGATGGTGTGAGCATCGCCAAGGAGATCGAGCTCGAGGACCCGTACGAGAAGATCGGCGCCGAGCTGGTCAAGGAGGTCGCGAAGAAGACCGACGACGTGGCCGGTGACGGCACGACGACGGCGACCGTCCTGGCCCAGGCCCTGGTTCGTGAGGGCCTGCGCAACGTGGCCGCCGGCGCCAACCCGATGGCCCTGAAGCGGGGCATCGAGGCCGCCGTGGCCAGCGTCTCGGAGGAGCTGCTCAAGCTCGCCAAGGACGTGGAGACCAAGGAGCAGATCGCCTCCACCGCCTCCATCTCGGCCGGTGACACCAGCGTCGGCGAGATCATCGCCGAGGCGATGGACAAGGTCGGCAAGGAAGGCGTCATCACCGTCGAGGAGAGCAACACCTTCGGCCTGGAGCTCGAGCTCACCGAGGGCATGCGCTTCGACAAGGGCTACATCTCCGCGTACTTCATGACCGACCCGGAGCGTATGGAGGCCGTCTTCGACGACCCGTACCTCCTGATCGTCAACAGCAAGATCTCGTCGGTGAAGGACCTGCTCCCGATCCTGGAGAAGGTCATGCAGAGCGGCAAGCCGCTGCTGATCATCGCCGAGGACATCGAGGGCGAGGCCCTGGCGACCCTGGTCGTCAACAAGGTCCGGGGCACCTTCAAGTCGGTTGCCGTCAAGGCGCCGGGCTTCGGTGACCGCCGCAAGGCCATGCTCGCCGACATCGCCATCCTCACCGGTGGCCAGGTCATCAGCGAGGAGGTCGGCCTCAAGCTCGACGCCGTCGGCCTCGACATGCTGGGCCGCGCCCGCAAGGTCGTGGTGACCAAGGACGAGACCACCATCGTCGACGGTGCCGGCGACGCCGAGCAGATCCAGGGCCGGGTGAACCAGATCCGGGCCGAGATCGAGAAGAGCGACTCCGACTACGACCGGGAGAAGCTGCAGGAGCGTCTGGCCAAGCTGGCCGGCGGTGTTGCGGTGATCAAGGTCGGCGCGGCCACCGAGGTCGAGCTGAAGGAGCGCAAGCACCGCATCGAGGACGCGGTGCGCAACGCGAAGGCCGCCGTCGAGGAGGGCATCGTCCCGGGTGGTGGCGTCGCGCTGGTGCAGGCCGGCAAGACCGCCTTCGACAAGCTGGACCTGACCGGCGACGAGGCGACCGGCGCGCAGATCGTCAAGATCGCGCTGGACGCCCCGCTGCGGCAGATCGCCGTCAACGCCGGCCTCGAGGGTGGCGTCGTCGTCGAGCACGTCCGCAACCTGGAGGCGGGCCACGGCCTCAACGCCGCCAACGGCGAGTACGTGGACCTGCTGGCCGCGGGCATCATCGACCCGGCCAAGGTGACCCGGTCGGCGCTGCTGAACGCCTCGTCGATCGCCGCGCTGTTCCTGACCACCGAGGCCGTCGTCGCCGACAAGCCGGAGAAGACCCCGGCCGCCCCGGCTGGCCCGGGTGGCGGGGACATGGACTTCTGA
- a CDS encoding cold-shock protein: protein MAQGTVKWFNAEKGYGFIAVDGGQDVFVHFSAIEMDGYKALDDGQRVEFEIAQGQKGPQAERVRVVA from the coding sequence GTGGCACAGGGCACCGTGAAGTGGTTCAACGCCGAGAAGGGCTACGGCTTCATCGCCGTCGACGGCGGTCAGGACGTATTCGTACACTTCTCCGCCATCGAGATGGACGGCTACAAGGCGCTGGACGACGGGCAGCGGGTGGAGTTCGAGATCGCCCAGGGGCAGAAGGGCCCGCAGGCCGAGCGGGTCCGCGTCGTCGCCTGA
- a CDS encoding GNAT family N-acetyltransferase, with the protein MRDDSRSPPAAGGRTGPAGTAATATVRRVTPQDAARMRALRLETLAGAPAGPRTAAGRLVGRAGGTVAPNDPGLTVIYAVYVTPSWRGTGLLAELIEGVAAWSRACGRPELMPEVVVGNDRAYRAYRRLGFVDTGVRVPHPKFPALRELQMRRPA; encoded by the coding sequence ATGCGGGATGACAGCAGGTCCCCGCCGGCCGCCGGCGGCCGCACCGGGCCGGCCGGTACGGCAGCGACGGCCACGGTACGCCGCGTGACGCCCCAGGACGCGGCCCGGATGCGCGCGCTGCGGCTGGAGACCCTCGCCGGCGCCCCCGCGGGCCCGCGTACGGCCGCCGGCCGGCTCGTCGGCCGCGCCGGCGGCACCGTCGCGCCGAACGACCCCGGACTGACCGTCATCTACGCCGTCTACGTCACGCCGTCCTGGCGCGGCACCGGCCTGCTCGCCGAGCTGATCGAGGGGGTGGCCGCCTGGTCCCGCGCGTGCGGGCGGCCGGAGCTGATGCCCGAGGTGGTGGTGGGCAACGACCGGGCCTACCGGGCGTACCGGCGGCTGGGCTTCGTCGACACCGGGGTACGGGTGCCGCACCCGAAGTTCCCCGCGCTGCGCGAGCTGCAGATGCGCCGCCCGGCGTGA
- the paaN gene encoding phenylacetic acid degradation protein PaaN encodes MTETPHPLYARHADTLTRALTAITERGYWSAYPESPSPRVYGETAAAEGKAAFEAYLNGDFPLDQPGSGDRVATEASPFGLELNVRYPHAAADELVAAASAALPAWRAAGPQGRAGVCLEILARLHGHVFELANAVQFTSGQAFVMAFQAGGAHALDRALEAIAYAYAEMTRHPGTAGWEKAVGKGDPLRMTKTFHVVPRGVALVIGCNTFPTWNSYPGLFASLVTGNPVIVKPHPLAVLPLAITVRYAREVLAEAGFDPNLVLLAPEAPGEKLATTLALHPAVKVVDFTGSTEYGEWLEANARQASVFTEKAGLNTVVIDSTDDFAGMCRNLGFTLTLYSGQMCTTSQNLLIPRAGIDTDQGHRSFDEVVAGIAAAVGKLTADPARGVELTGAIVNDSVLERLDEVARVGETVLESRTVEHPAFPGAVVRTPTIVKLTADDTATYSREWFGPISFAIATDSTAHSLEIMRATVGEKGALTAGVYSTDEAVLDAAEAVAIDVGVHLSCNLTGGVFVNQSAAFSDFHGSGANPAANAALTDGAYVANRFRVVQSRRHA; translated from the coding sequence ATGACGGAGACCCCGCACCCCCTCTACGCCAGGCACGCCGACACCCTCACCCGTGCGTTGACCGCCATCACGGAGCGCGGGTACTGGTCCGCCTACCCGGAGTCGCCCAGCCCACGGGTGTACGGCGAGACCGCCGCCGCCGAGGGCAAGGCCGCCTTCGAGGCGTACCTGAACGGCGACTTCCCCCTCGACCAGCCGGGCTCGGGCGACCGGGTCGCCACGGAGGCGAGCCCGTTCGGGCTGGAGCTGAACGTGCGCTACCCGCACGCCGCCGCCGACGAGCTGGTGGCCGCCGCCTCCGCCGCGCTGCCGGCCTGGCGCGCCGCCGGCCCGCAGGGTCGGGCGGGCGTCTGCCTGGAGATCCTGGCCCGGTTGCACGGGCACGTCTTCGAGCTCGCCAACGCCGTGCAGTTCACCAGCGGCCAGGCCTTCGTGATGGCCTTCCAGGCCGGCGGCGCCCACGCGCTGGACCGGGCGCTGGAGGCGATCGCCTACGCGTACGCGGAGATGACCCGGCACCCGGGGACGGCCGGCTGGGAGAAGGCCGTCGGCAAGGGCGACCCGCTGCGGATGACCAAGACTTTCCACGTGGTGCCGCGCGGGGTGGCGCTGGTCATCGGCTGCAACACGTTTCCGACCTGGAACTCGTACCCCGGGCTGTTCGCCTCGCTGGTCACCGGGAACCCGGTGATCGTCAAGCCGCATCCGCTCGCGGTGCTGCCGCTGGCGATCACCGTGCGGTACGCCCGCGAGGTGCTCGCCGAGGCGGGCTTCGACCCGAACCTGGTGCTGCTCGCGCCCGAGGCCCCCGGCGAGAAGCTGGCCACGACGCTCGCGCTGCATCCGGCCGTGAAGGTCGTCGACTTCACCGGCTCCACCGAGTACGGCGAGTGGCTCGAGGCCAACGCGCGGCAGGCCTCGGTCTTCACCGAGAAGGCCGGCCTGAACACGGTGGTGATCGACTCCACCGACGACTTCGCCGGGATGTGCCGCAACCTCGGCTTCACGCTGACGCTGTACAGCGGCCAGATGTGCACCACGTCGCAGAACCTGCTGATCCCCCGGGCCGGGATCGACACCGACCAGGGGCACAGGAGCTTCGACGAGGTGGTTGCGGGGATCGCCGCGGCGGTCGGCAAGCTCACCGCCGACCCCGCCCGGGGCGTCGAGCTGACCGGCGCGATCGTCAACGACAGCGTGCTGGAGCGCCTCGACGAGGTCGCCAGGGTCGGCGAGACGGTGCTGGAGTCGCGTACGGTCGAGCATCCGGCGTTCCCCGGGGCGGTGGTGCGGACGCCGACCATCGTCAAGCTGACCGCCGACGACACCGCGACCTACTCCCGGGAGTGGTTCGGGCCGATCTCGTTCGCCATCGCCACCGACTCCACGGCGCACAGCCTGGAGATCATGCGGGCCACCGTCGGCGAGAAGGGCGCGCTGACCGCGGGCGTCTACTCGACCGACGAGGCGGTGCTGGACGCGGCCGAGGCGGTCGCGATCGACGTCGGGGTCCACCTGTCCTGCAACCTGACCGGCGGCGTCTTCGTCAACCAGTCGGCGGCGTTCTCCGACTTCCACGGCAGCGGCGCCAACCCGGCGGCGAACGCGGCGCTGACCGACGGCGCGTACGTGGCGAACCGGTTCCGGGTCGTCCAGAGCCGCCGCCACGCCTGA
- a CDS encoding GNAT family N-acetyltransferase, giving the protein MGIDIAPIDRADQAAIDEAYRIRAATDAADVPDFPPLCRRRFEAAIRHPMPGIEVVAALARLDGVPAGYLRLDLPRLDNTDNASLDLAVHPAHRRRGVGRALHGHCVRLLRERGRKRVYAPAVSALPGGPERHGAGGAFAAAAGARPALAEVRRRLDPTRLDQAALDGLLADARSRAAGYRVVRWYGHTPVEYEADVAYLDGRLVADMPLGDLEWEPENIDVERLRGTERALDARGRRRYHQGAVHVASGRLVAWTLLDVGASAPWHAFQRITIVDPDHRGRRLGLLTKIENLRYALAHEPELRAVDTFNAAANARMIAINERLGYRPVDGWTDWQLTI; this is encoded by the coding sequence ATGGGTATCGACATCGCGCCGATCGACCGGGCCGACCAGGCCGCCATCGACGAGGCGTACCGGATCAGGGCGGCGACCGACGCGGCGGACGTGCCGGACTTCCCGCCGCTGTGCCGGCGGCGGTTCGAGGCCGCGATCCGGCACCCGATGCCGGGCATCGAGGTCGTGGCGGCGCTCGCCCGGCTCGACGGCGTACCGGCCGGATACCTCCGCCTCGACCTGCCGCGGCTCGACAACACCGACAATGCCAGCCTCGACCTGGCCGTGCACCCGGCGCACCGGCGGCGCGGTGTCGGCCGGGCGCTGCACGGGCACTGCGTGCGCCTGCTGCGCGAGCGGGGGCGCAAGCGGGTGTACGCCCCGGCGGTGTCCGCCCTGCCCGGCGGCCCGGAGCGGCACGGGGCCGGCGGGGCGTTCGCCGCCGCGGCGGGCGCGCGGCCCGCGCTCGCCGAGGTCCGCCGCCGGCTCGACCCGACCCGCCTCGACCAGGCCGCGCTCGACGGGCTACTGGCCGACGCCCGGTCCCGCGCCGCCGGCTACCGGGTCGTGCGCTGGTACGGCCACACCCCGGTGGAGTACGAGGCGGACGTCGCCTACCTCGACGGCCGGCTGGTCGCCGACATGCCGCTGGGCGACCTGGAGTGGGAGCCGGAGAACATCGACGTCGAGCGGCTGCGGGGCACGGAACGGGCGCTGGACGCCCGGGGACGGCGCCGCTACCACCAGGGGGCGGTGCACGTCGCGTCCGGCCGGCTGGTCGCCTGGACGCTGCTGGACGTCGGCGCGAGTGCCCCGTGGCACGCGTTCCAGCGGATCACCATCGTCGACCCCGACCACCGGGGGCGCCGACTCGGGCTGCTCACCAAGATCGAAAACCTGCGGTACGCGCTCGCCCACGAGCCGGAGTTGCGGGCTGTCGACACCTTCAACGCGGCGGCCAACGCCCGCATGATCGCCATTAACGAGCGGCTCGGCTACCGCCCGGTCGACGGTTGGACCGACTGGCAGCTGACGATCTGA